In Brassica napus cultivar Da-Ae chromosome C2, Da-Ae, whole genome shotgun sequence, the sequence tgatctttagtgttgttataaaatttctaaacacatttatatttgtattaatttacattaaactctctttcatggtacatgatcattgttttaattttttatcaattaatttagtaaaacttcataatacttcttaAACTGGTAgattaaccacaataaaatcgctattctttatagaaacggagacaacaaaggtttcaaacctctttgatgtTCATCATATGTGTGTGCAGGATGCAgctatgaattaaaacaatattttcaaattttttgaatttttctcaaaatctatgtgttaacaacccctacgaaaatattgagttttcggtaaatggtctatatactgaagcttatgatctttagtgttgttttaaaatttctaaacacattttatatttgtattaatttatgttaaactctatttcatggaacatgggcattgttttatttttttatcaattaatttagtaaaatttcataatactccctaaattggtagatTAACCATGATAAAATCGTTATTcactagaaaaacggagacaacaaaggttccaaacctctttgaaattcatcatatgtttgtgcaggatgcaactatgtataaaaacaatattgtcatattttttgaatttttctcaaaatatatgtgctaacaacccctacgaaaatattgagtttttcggtaaatggtctatatattgaagcctatgatctttagtgttgttttaaaatttctgaactcactttatatttgtattaatgtgtattaaactctatttcatggtacatgggcatcgttttaattttttatcaattaatttggtaaaactttataatactccctaaattgggggactaaccactataaaatcattattctttagagaaacggagacaacaaatgttccaaacctctttgacatttatcatatgtttgtgcaggatgcaactatgcattaaaataacatttttatatttttttaatttttctcaaaatctatgtgttaacatcTACGATAATATTGTGTTTTTCGGTAATGgtctatatatatttagtgttgttttaaaatttctaaacaaattctaTATTTGTTTGGTTCTTTTTATTCTTGATTTTAGATTTATTGCGTTGAATTTTGTTCAGGAGATGATACGTAGAAGCTGCAACGCTCGAGATATATAGAATCTTTGGCCTAGCTTCATTGTTCAGTGTGTTTGTCTATTCGGTTTAGTAGAAATGTGAATGAAGAAGTTGGGTGacgaatatataaaattacagtttggttatgtacttatgttattgctttctttttgtttttttggacaTCACTTATGTAATTGCTAAACTTCAGTTAAATTTGGATTAACAACAAGATATATCCGTACAATGTAGTCTGGCTTCTTCTAGTAGAGACCCAAGAACTTCCACCATAAAGATCCAACAGATCCCCAAATGACTGCTTGTAATAGAGCCATCACGAACCCTAGCCTAAACATGTCTTTCAGATCTACGTAGCCAGCTGCgaatccaaacaaaaaaaaacaaaataataagggAATACTATATAAATGTTCAttgagtaagaaaaaaaatgagacaAGAGAAAGAGAACAAACCTCCATAGTATAAAGCAGCTGGTCCACTACTATAATGAGCCAACGCACCAGAAAGATTGTTATTAAAGGCCAAACAAAGAGCCGCTAAAACCCCGGGAACACCAGCAGCTATCTGCATGGCCAAGAAAGCTGGATAGAGAGCACCTGCATGAGCCGTTTGGCTTGCGAACACGTAATGCAGCAGGAGATAAGAAGCCTGGAGGATAACAAACGAAGCAGGCCAAGTCAAGGAGAGTGTTTGTAGCAGTTTAGCCACACAATCCGACATCCAAGCAACGACCCCAAGGTTCGTTAGTTGTCCAGCCATACCGATCAAAACCGCAAACCAAGTTAGCGAGTCCCAAGCCGATTTGTCGCTTAGACAATCATTCCAGTTTATAACTCCCAATACTAGTAACGTTGATAGACCAATCATCGCGGAGACAACACTTGATACTCCTATTGCTTCTCCGAAAACCCAAAGAGAGACGGTGAAGGCCATTGCACCGAGCATGATCCATTCGTTTTTCGTGATGGGACCTAACCGTTCGAGCTTCTTTGCGGCAGCAGCAGGAGCTTCCGGTGTGTGTTTAAGCTCAGGAGGGTAAAGCTTGTAGATGATGAGAGGTGTACAAAGAAGTGATGCAAAGGCGGGAACACTCGCGGCTTTAAACCAAGAGACCCATGGGTTTGAGAGCACCACACCAACTTCTCTAGCTAGTTTCAGACATAGCAAGTTTTGTGCGGCTGATGTGAGGAGAAGCGCACCAGAAGTCCCTGCACACTGTCACAGAGTAACACAAACCTCATTAGTTAAAGTCATCAAGAGAGAGACATAGATTTTATCATTTTAGTAGTACTCGGCGTACTATTCGAAACCCAAAAACCAAATGGGAATTGAACCAACAAGCCTTGACAAACCGAAAATTACAAAAACCTGAGTGGTTCCTATTTTTTACATCCAAAAAACCAAAACCGaatcgaaaataaaaaaaacgatCTGAGAATCAAACGGATACCTGAATattctaatataaaaaaattaattattttatttttaatatctattaaaataactaataaaaaatctaaaaagccCGAACTACCCGAATtaccaaatattttttggtttctcCGATCGGGTTTTTAGGATATCTAGACTTTAAACCCGAACCAAACTCGAATTGTTCTAATTTGATTTCCCCTTCGAGTcttataagaaaatagaaacTTGACCGGAATATATCCGGAAAATGTCCGGTTCTTAAACGGGTCCTCACCACTCAACCAAATAAGCTGAAAACCGAATAACCCGAATTGACCTGAACCAAAAACCCGAATGCCCAGCACTAGATTTTACCTGCAGTTGTGTCTGAATCAGAAAAGCACCAAGCCTTCTCGAAGACGAGTCACCAGGTTTACTCCCGGCGGAGAGAGACAACGATTTAATCACCGGCAAGAAAACCCCACCGGCTCTAGCCATCGTAGACGGCATGATCAAACCCATAAACGTTTCACACAACACGAGACCGTACGATAGACCAAGAGTGCTTCTCCCGAGCCACTTCACGAAGTAGGTAGCGATCCTATCGCCGAGACCCGTTTTAACGAAGCCGCGAGCGAAGAAGAATGAGATCGCGATCAGCCAGATGAGCTCGTTGGTGAAAGCGGCGAAAGCGGTTGAGAAAGAAAGCGTTCTGGTGACGATCGAAGCGGTTAGGCCGATGAAGGCCCATGCCCCGACGGGGAGTGGGCCGAGGACGAGGCCCGAGATGGTGAAGAGGAAGACTGAGAGGAGTTGCCATCCTTGTGACGTCACTTGTTCGGGTCTAGGGATTAGGAATCTGACGATGAGACCTATTGAGATGGAGATTGCGAGAGGTATCAGCTTAGCTCCTTGCGGcggtgaagaagatgaagaagaagattgagGATTGCTCTGTATCTCCGGTGAGGACGAGGTGGAAGAGGCGGTGGCGCGGAGAGTGAGTCGAGGAGAGGATAAGGAGAGTGATAGGACGGTTGAGGATGAGCTATGAAGAGAAATCGAAGGGTGAGGAATTGTTAATGATCTGGAATATGAACGGCggagagagagataagagagTGGTGAAGAAGCGGTGGTTGAGAGGGAACGGAGAGCGAGACTCTCCATCGTTGTACTGTTAATTCTCAGTTCTCTTCGAGGGAGATtgagtttattaatttttattatttatttatttatttataatttctcCGTTTACAAGTACAGGCGAATCTATCACCATGTCTGAACGAcacatatgataagtgatgttTTGTGGAGCTAAACTTACTTTTGAGTTATTATTGTTAAGTTAGACCTTCATGTTCCTCACTTATCTATTTCTGTCCCcatagttttttcttttaacacccctccccccccccccccccccccccaaatcaACTCTGCATCTTGTTACTTCATTTTCTCTACAGATCTCTTTGTATATTTGTGTGAGAAAGATTGTTTGATTCTCTAAGGTAAACGACATATTTTCATATCAAGTATAGTAAAAGGAGAACAAAAACACTCGGTACCATCTTTGCAAGCTTCAAAAAACATCTTCTGGTAGGTTCAATAATGCTCTTAATAGAGACACAAAAACTTCCACCATAATATTCCAGCTACTCCACAGATAATTGCATTAATCGTCACCATCATGAATCCAATCTTGAATACATGAGGCAGTTCACCAAAAACATGAATGTTAAAGACTTTCCACATAAAGAGAGAGGGAGAGTTATGTTCATAAGCTCCATATTGGACAGCAGTCAAGCCGCTGCTATAATGCATCCATGGCCGGTTTTT encodes:
- the LOC106382825 gene encoding dicarboxylate transporter 2.2, chloroplastic-like, translating into MESLALRSLSTTASSPLSYLSLRRSYSRSLTIPHPSISLHSSSSTVLSLSLSSPRLTLRATASSTSSSPEIQSNPQSSSSSSSPPQGAKLIPLAISISIGLIVRFLIPRPEQVTSQGWQLLSVFLFTISGLVLGPLPVGAWAFIGLTASIVTRTLSFSTAFAAFTNELIWLIAISFFFARGFVKTGLGDRIATYFVKWLGRSTLGLSYGLVLCETFMGLIMPSTMARAGGVFLPVIKSLSLSAGSKPGDSSSRRLGAFLIQTQLQCAGTSGALLLTSAAQNLLCLKLAREVGVVLSNPWVSWFKAASVPAFASLLCTPLIIYKLYPPELKHTPEAPAAAAKKLERLGPITKNEWIMLGAMAFTVSLWVFGEAIGVSSVVSAMIGLSTLLVLGVINWNDCLSDKSAWDSLTWFAVLIGMAGQLTNLGVVAWMSDCVAKLLQTLSLTWPASFVILQASYLLLHYVFASQTAHAGALYPAFLAMQIAAGVPGVLAALCLAFNNNLSGALAHYSSGPAALYYGAGYVDLKDMFRLGFVMALLQAVIWGSVGSLWWKFLGLY